One Metopolophium dirhodum isolate CAU unplaced genomic scaffold, ASM1992520v1 scaffold1, whole genome shotgun sequence DNA segment encodes these proteins:
- the LOC132953208 gene encoding MATH and LRR domain-containing protein PFE0570w-like, with product MNKESGNSDIESSSSDESIEQVKNKKLGKEVVRKNRIIKEEFLIDTTEIIEGIDNVTRKNYFRTLSQTEELGKVLTPQKSVKQKLSGRSGSRSDPGVKHVQLQQITRKKVANVKHKMDLDKAVSMIPICTGKKDVAEFINTCEIALNDIAEIDKQLLLKIITSKLAGNALEVTKYRTLDSWEAIKSILQGAFEHKISERALSIGLNTARMAEGESVAKFANRIEELYYKLCAASTVGLNKAEETVVKSQTKKQAMIIFMTGLPNHLYIVLKARSPKSLEECIQMALDEEIEYNSRMSIENLQNNAESQSFSKNENQGVNGNTKQQNNNGKINTFYRGNNGHMNQNGRNNNFNNRNGYNDGYNKFNKNVNRGGYSNFNNNNRNGYSNFDSNNRNGYSNRTGYSNSNNRGGYSNNYRQNYNENNNQRNNFGNQNRSNTGCYTCGKTNHIARECWQTNGRPGGNDRANTHNTSRDNGARNSGGGNSSRNNTGVQNLHCSYCNKIGHEISNCFTKQKNEKNNSKNSKGQVPVGVRLVQEIMESPQNDVFTSQLN from the coding sequence atgaataaagaaTCAGGAAATTCAGATATTGAGAGTAGTTCTTCGGATGAATCGATAgaacaagttaaaaataaaaaattaggaaaagaaGTAGTAAGGAAAAATAGGATAATAAAAGAGGAATTTTTAATAGACACTACAGAAATAATAGAAGGAATAGACAACGttactagaaaaaattattttaggacTTTAAGTCAAACAGAAGAGTTAGGTAAAGTACTTACCCCTCAGAaaagtgtaaaacaaaaattgtcgGGTAGATCAGGTTCTAGATCTGATCCCGGTGTAAAACACGTTCAATTACAGCAAATAACTAGGAAAAAAGTAGCGAACGTAAAACATAAGATGGATTTAGATAAAGCAGTTTCTATGATTCCGATTTGCACGGGTAAAAAGGACGTAgcagaatttataaatacatgtgAGATAGCACTCAACGATATTGCAGAGATAGATAAACaactattgttaaaaattataacttctaAGTTAGCGGGAAATGCTTTAGAGGTAACCAAGTATCGTACGTTAGATTCTTGGGAagcaataaaatcaattttacaagGGGCATTTGAGCATAAAATTTCGGAAAGGGCTTTATCAATAGGTTTAAATACGGCACGTATGGCAGAAGGTGAAAGTGTAGCGAAATTCGCGAATAGAATCGaagaattatattacaaattatgtgcAGCTAGTACCGTAGGGTTGAACAAAGCTGAGGAAACTGTAGTGAAAAGCCAAACGAAAAAACAggctatgattatatttatgacGGGTTTACCAAATCACTTATATATAGTACTGAAAGCAAGAAGTCCTAAGTCTTTAGAGGAGTGTATACAAATGGCTCTTGACGAAGAAATCGAATATAATTCTAGGATGAGTATAGAAAATTTACAGAATAATGCGGAAAGTCAAAGTTTTAGTAAAAACGAAAATCAGGGTGTAAATGGGAATACAAAACAAcagaataataatggtaaaattaatacattttaccgcGGTAATAATGGTCATATGAATCAAAAcggtagaaataataattttaataatcgaaATGGTTATAATGACggatataataaattcaataaaaatgttaatcgcGGAGGatacagtaattttaataataataatcgtaacggATACAGTaattttgatagtaataatCGTAACGGATACAGTAATCGTACAGGATACAGTAATTCCAATAATCGCGGCGGATATAGTAACAATTATAGACaaaattataacgaaaataataatcagcGAAATAATTTTGGTAATCAGAATAGAAGTAACACTGGATGTTACACGTGTGGGAAAACAAACCATATCGCAAGAGAGTGCTGGCAAACGAACGGTCGACCAGGCGGAAACGACCGAGCAAATACACATAACACCAGTCGTGATAATGGTGCGCGTAATTCTGGAGGTGGTAATAGTAGTAGAAACAATACGGGTGTTCAGAATTTGCATTGtagttattgtaataaaataggaCATGAAATTTCGAATTGTTTTACAAAACAGAAAAACgagaaaaataattcaaaaaattccaAAGGGCAAGTTCCAGTGGGCGTCAGGCTTGTCCAAGAGATAATGGAATCGCCACAAAACGATGTTTTCACATCACaactaaattaa
- the LOC132953209 gene encoding uncharacterized protein LOC132953209 produces MDFEFTMMNRTSIVVISGAISNSLNKCKVRKLEGRPLLLPLHERVREMKVHELLLAKKEIKRILKCKQVLQEACLTQLEKSVNSSLNNLKPDYIERYISNGDKLNVIVVWNGHSDRNILQRMGIDKYEILNITCYDEHLTKEFTVKLEKLRTKEIIFRYEIGSFEKNGRMLNLEETHSIMCSKKHRMTYAHDPKMDVRFTKCIFNMVLRKQGYTNLIKYFN; encoded by the coding sequence ATGGATTTTGAGTTCACCATGATGAATAGAACGAGTATAGTGGTAATATCCGGAGCCATTTCGAACAGCCTGAACAAGTGCAAAGTTCGAAAGCTAGAAGGGAGACCGCTACTTTTGCCACTTCATGAACGAGTAAGAGAAATGAAAGTTCATGAATTACTGTTGGCCAAAAAGGAGATCAAGCGGATTCTAAAATGTAAACAGGTACTACAGGAGGCATGTTTAACGCAACTTGAGAAAAGTGTGAATTCTAGtctgaataatttaaaaccagatTACATTGAAAGGTATATTTCGAATGGAGATAAGTTAAACGTAATAGTAGTGTGGAATGGGCATTCTGATAGAAACATTTTACAAAGGATGGGTAtagataaatatgaaattttgaatataaccTGTTATGATGAACACCTTACAAAAGAATTTACAGTTAAATTAGAGAAGCTAAGAacaaaagaaattatatttagatatgaaataggttcatttgaaaaaaatggtaGAATGTTAAATTTGGAGGAAACTCACAGTATAATGTGTTCGAAAAAACATAGAATGACTTACGCTCACGACCCGAAAATGGACGTGAGGTtcacaaaatgtatattcaatatGGTTTTGAGGAAACAAGGATAcacaaatttgataaaatattttaattaa